A part of Arachis hypogaea cultivar Tifrunner chromosome 12, arahy.Tifrunner.gnm2.J5K5, whole genome shotgun sequence genomic DNA contains:
- the LOC112727057 gene encoding uncharacterized protein codes for MAGLSGFRSLPPKAKNLVVAGGLTAFVFGTYYYTMRAVGGTDELQVAIDKFEAEKSKTEGDGTSMPSKV; via the coding sequence ATGGCTGGACTCTCAGGATTTAGGAGCCTTCCTCCCAAAGCTAAGAATTTGGTGGTTGCCGGGGGTTTGACAGCATTTGTCTTCGGAACGTACTACTACACAATGAGAGCTGTTGGAGGTACAGATGAACTGCAAGTAGCAATAGATAAATTTGAAGCAGAGAAGAGCAAGACAGAGGGTGATGGTACTAGCATGCCATCAAAGGTTTAA